A stretch of the Amia ocellicauda isolate fAmiCal2 chromosome 10, fAmiCal2.hap1, whole genome shotgun sequence genome encodes the following:
- the slitrk4 gene encoding SLIT and NTRK-like protein 4 has product MRCQCEGAFGKKAHFLLLRVIKWFSGGFKKMLLLVFLAVSVPSSSPHSDSDLSAETCSACSCMSIENVLYVNCEKITVYRPTQLKPPPSNLYHLNFQNNLLMILYPNSFLNFTHAVSLQLGNNKLQNIEGGAFMGLGALKQLHLNNNELKMLRADTFLGIENLEYLQADYNLIKFVERGAFNKLHKLKVLILNDNLIQSLPDNIFRFASLTHLDIRGNRIQKLPYIGVLEHIGRIVELQLEDNPWNCTCDLLPLKAWLENMPYNIYIGEAICETPSDLYGRLLKETNKQELCPMGTGSDFDVRMPPSQPENGQTTSNVAPTTIQRLVTKAPKTTNPSKISGIVAGKTFSGNRNLSQIVSYQTRVPPFSPCPHPCTCKAHPSDFGISVSCQERNIENLGELVPKPQNAKKLHLSGNYIRDISPVDFQGFEGLDLLHLGSNQIVTVQKGVFANLTNLRRLYLNGNQIERLYPEMFLGLTNLQYLYLEYNAIKEVLAGTFDSMPNLQLLYLNNNVLRSLPAYIFAGVSLARLNLKNNHFMYLPVSGVLDQLRSLTQIDLEGNPWDCTCDLVALKLWLEKLNDGIAAKEVKCTSPVQFSNIELRLLKNEILCPKLLVKPPFILTSPTPIITSTSSGLGKAPPGGPVPLSIMILSILVVLILTVFVAFCLLVFVLRRNKKPAGRHEGLGNQECSSMQLQLRKHDHKSNKKDELGGETFIPQTIEHMSKSHTCGLKDSESGLKFADSQRQKIILRNCADKDKDSLHTLDSRKRLSTIDELDEFLPGRESNMFIQNFLENKKDFNSIGVSGFEIRYPEKTQDKKLKKSLIGGNHSKIVVEQRKSEYFELKARLQGTPDYLQVLEEQTALNKM; this is encoded by the exons ATGCGCTGCCAATGCGAGGGAGCATTTGGAAAGAAAGCGCATTTTCTTCTGCTTCGG GTTATTAAATGGTTTTCTGgcggatttaaaaaaatgctgctGCTTGTTTTCCTGGCTGTTTCCGTCCCCAGTTCGTCTCCCCACTCGGATTCTGACCTCTCCGCCGAGACCTGCAGTGCTTGCTCTTGCATGTCCATCGAAAATGTCCTCTATGTGAACTGTGAGAAAATCACCGTGTACAGACCCACCCAACTGAAGCCCCCCCCCTCCAACCTGTACCATCTCAATTTCCAGAATAACCTATTGATGATTCTCTACCCCAATTCCTTTCTTAATTTCACTCACGCAGTGTCACTACAGCTTGGGAACAACAAACTGCAGAACATCGAGGGAGGGGCCTTTATGGGACTGGGTGCATTAAAACAGTTGCACTTAAATAACAATGAATTAAAGATGCTTCGTGCTGACACTTTTTTAGGCATTGAGAACTTGGAATACCTCCAGGCCGACTACAATTTAATCAAGTTTGTTGAACGGGGAGCCTTCAATAAGTTGCACAAGCTGAAAGTGCTCATCCTTAATGACAATCTCATACAGAGCCTTCCTGATAACATTTTTCGCTTTGCATCTCTGACCCATTTGGATATAAGAGGCAACAGGATACAGAAACTCCCTTACATAGGGGTTTTGGAACACATTGGAAGAATAGTGGAGTTGCAGTTGGAGGATAATCCATGGAATTGCACTTGTGATTTGTTGCCGTTGAAGGCGTGGTTGGAGAACATGCCCTATAATATTTACATAGGTGAGGCCATTTGTGAAACCCCCAGCGACCTGTATGGGAGGCTGTTGaaagaaaccaacaaacaaGAACTATGCCCCATGGGAACGGGTAGTGACTTTGATGTTCGGATGCCACCCTCCCAGCCAGAAAATGGGCAAACTACATCTAATGTCGCGCCCACTACAATACAGCGCCTAGTTACCAAAGCACCCAAAACAACCAATCCTTCAAAAATATCAGGGATCGTTGCCGGAAAGACATTTTCTGGCAATCGAAATCTCAGCCAAATTGTGTCCTATCAGACGAGAGTCCCTCCATTTTCGCCCTGCCCACATCCCTGTACCTGCAAAGCCCACCCTTCAGATTTTGGCATCAGTGTCAGTTGCCAGGAGAGGAATATTGAAAACCTAGGAGAACTTGTTCCTAAGCCTCAAAATGCCAAGAAACTACACCTCAGTGGTAATTACATTAGAGACATCAGTCCGGTTGATTTCCAGGGATTTGAAGGCTTGGATCTGCTACATTTGGGAAGCAACCAAATTGTGACAGTTCAGAAAGGAGTATTTGCTAATTTGACCAATCTGCGTAGGCTATATCTTAATGGCAATCAGATAGAAAGGCTTTATCCTGAAATGTTTCTCGGGCTCACTAACCTCCAATACTTGTATTTGGAATATAATGCCATAAAGGAGGTATTAGCAGGGACATTTGATTCCATGCCAAATCTGCAGCTTTTGTATCTGAACAATAATGTGTTGAGAAGCCTTCCAGCATATATCTTTGCTGGTGTTTCCCTTGCTAGACTGAATCTGAAGAATAATCACTTCATGTATCTGCCTGTGAGTGGCGTTCTAGACCAGCTCAGGTCCCTCACGCAGATAGACTTGGAAGGCAATCCCTGGGATTGCACATGTGATTTAGTGGCTTTAAAACTGTGGCTTGAGAAGCTGAATGACGGTATTGCTGCCAAGGAAGTAAAATGTACGTCCCCTGTCCAGTTCTCTAATATAGAGCTAAGACTGCTTAAAAATGAAATTCTGTGCCCAAAACTTTTAGTGAAGCCACCTTTTATTTTGACCAGCCCCACTCCTATTATAACATCAACCTCTTCTGGACTAGGTAAGGCACCTCCTGGTGGACCTGTGCCCTTGTCTATTATGATTCTGAGCATTTTAGTTGTGCTAATTTTAACTGTGTTTGTTGCGTTTTGCCTCCTTGTCTTTGTGTTGAGACGTAACAAAAAGCCTGCAGGGAGACACGAAGGGTTAGGAAACCAAGAATGCAGCTCAATGCAGCTTCAGCTTAGAAAACACGATCACAAATCCAATAAGAAAGATGAACTGGGTGGAGAGACCTTCATACCACAAACCATAGAACACATGAGCAAAAGCCACACCTGTGGGTTAAAGGATTCGGAGTCGGGTTTAAAATTTGCTGACTCTCAAAGGCAGAAAATCATCCTTAGGAATTGCGCTGACAAGGACAAAGATTCGTTGCATACGTTGGATTCAAGAAAAAGACTAAGTACTATTGATGAGTTGGATGAATTCCTGCCAGGGAGGGAATCTAATATGTTTATTCAGAACTTTTTGGAGAATAAAAAGGATTTCAACAGTATAGGGGTCAGCGGGTTTGAAATACGCTACCCTGAAAAAACGCAggacaaaaaactgaaaaaatcttTAATAGGTGGAAACCACAGTAAGATAGTGGTAGAACAGCGGAAAAGTGAATATTTTGAACTAAAAGCAAGACTTCAAGGTACACCAGACTACCTTCAAGTCCTAGAGGAACAGACCGctctaaataaaatgtaa